One genomic region from Bactrocera tryoni isolate S06 chromosome 3, CSIRO_BtryS06_freeze2, whole genome shotgun sequence encodes:
- the LOC120771671 gene encoding general odorant-binding protein 56h, with translation MKTFVTIALLVIGSAVVLCNPHDPEMRAYIEECNKEHNVSPKDFHDFIEGKLTTVPDNIKCSSQCILVKQGFMDESGNFKPDAAKAKVNDDKFVAAVDECKDLSGSTPCDTAFKITSCMLSKK, from the exons ATGAAAACGTTTGTTACTATTGCACTGTTAGTGATTGGCAGCGCTGTTGTTTTG TGCAACCCACATGATCCAGAAATGCGCGCATACATCGAGGAGTGCAACAAGGAGCACAATGTATCGCCAAAGGATTTCCACGACTTTATTGAGGGTAAATTAACAACCGTTCCGGATAATATAAAGTGCAGCAGCCAATGCATTTTGGTGAAGCAAGGTTTCATGGATGAATCGGGCAACTTTAAACCTGATGCAGCTAAAGCGAAGGTGAACGACGATaaatttgttgctgctgtggaTGAATGCAAGGATTTGTCTGGTTCAACACCATGTGATACAGCCTTCAAAATCACTTCGTGCATGCTatcgaaaaagtaa